Proteins encoded in a region of the uncultured Paludibaculum sp. genome:
- a CDS encoding TonB family protein — protein MDQHVDVLAERDSLRRPLVGSLMLHGALFGTIGLLTVFNIGKSTTWGDPNSMGGGSVSVTPVQRIPLPGRTGPKNPVAEDTQSEIPEEVKPKPKTKQAVKDDPDAIPMKSKKRQKADRTERASNRTAKREYYENQVYANTGQAASSPIFGMAPGSGQVGVGSNSPFGSHCGAYATLLRDRVGQRWRTDQVDARIHTLPPAIVTFDLARTGQVTRISLSQSSGNATLDYSAQRAITEAAPFQPIPPECEGNPAHIEFWFQLKR, from the coding sequence ATGGACCAACACGTTGACGTCCTGGCAGAACGCGACTCGCTGAGGAGGCCACTCGTCGGCTCACTGATGCTGCATGGGGCGCTTTTTGGAACCATTGGCCTGCTCACGGTCTTCAACATCGGCAAGTCGACCACATGGGGCGATCCGAATTCCATGGGGGGCGGTTCGGTCTCAGTCACACCGGTTCAGCGGATCCCGCTGCCAGGGCGCACCGGCCCGAAAAACCCGGTGGCCGAGGACACGCAGTCGGAGATTCCTGAGGAAGTGAAGCCCAAGCCTAAGACTAAACAGGCGGTCAAGGACGACCCGGACGCGATTCCGATGAAATCGAAGAAGCGCCAGAAGGCCGACCGAACGGAGCGGGCCTCGAACCGGACGGCAAAGCGGGAGTACTACGAGAATCAGGTCTACGCCAATACAGGGCAGGCCGCGTCGTCACCGATATTTGGAATGGCGCCCGGCTCGGGCCAAGTCGGAGTGGGTTCGAATTCGCCATTCGGCAGCCACTGCGGCGCCTACGCCACGCTGCTGCGGGATCGGGTGGGTCAGCGCTGGCGGACTGACCAGGTGGACGCGCGCATACATACTCTACCGCCGGCCATTGTCACTTTTGACCTTGCCCGCACGGGCCAGGTTACGCGCATCAGTCTGTCCCAGTCGAGCGGCAACGCCACGCTCGACTATTCGGCGCAACGCGCCATCACCGAAGCCGCACCCTTCCAGCCAATCCCCCCGGAGTGTGAGGGTAATCCGGCCCATATCGAATTCTGGTTCCAATTGAAGCGATGA
- a CDS encoding biopolymer transporter ExbD — protein MAFSMNNGGFGRRNGRGGGALAEINIVPLVDVVLVLLVIFMLTAHVVEFGLEVEVPKVKQVKESAQELPTASLDRTGNLFLNEKQVNINELGSEFKRRFPNAKAVYLRADRHTIYDPIAQVVSTLGQAGLDVRLVTQPDDSGPAK, from the coding sequence ATGGCCTTCTCGATGAATAACGGTGGGTTCGGGCGCCGCAACGGACGCGGCGGCGGTGCTCTTGCCGAGATCAACATCGTCCCGCTGGTCGACGTCGTGCTGGTGCTGCTGGTGATCTTCATGCTCACGGCCCATGTGGTCGAGTTTGGGCTGGAAGTAGAGGTCCCGAAAGTAAAGCAGGTCAAGGAAAGCGCGCAGGAACTACCCACGGCTTCGCTGGACAGGACGGGCAATCTGTTTCTCAATGAGAAGCAGGTCAACATCAATGAGCTGGGCTCTGAGTTCAAGCGGCGCTTCCCCAACGCCAAGGCTGTGTACTTGCGCGCCGACCGCCACACTATTTACGATCCCATCGCCCAGGTAGTGAGTACGCTGGGTCAAGCCGGCCTGGACGTACGGCTGGTGACACAACCGGACGATTCCGGACCTGCGAAGTAA
- a CDS encoding MotA/TolQ/ExbB proton channel family protein, with protein MPFIGAFLQLSIVELVLGASLISKFVLAILLIGSLLSWTIIFAKWSQFKSAAEANATFLRAFRKAPNLDAVAVAAEQFNKAPLTGVFDFGYEEVVRQIKSKGQIANKIALERTLQLGISEEITRLERSMSWLATTATVSPFVGLFGTVLGIINAFQGLGSAGNASLRAVAPGIADALVATAAGLAAAIPAAIAYNVMGHSIKEIAARMEDFALEFLNLTERHFEE; from the coding sequence ATGCCATTCATTGGCGCGTTCCTGCAGCTTTCCATCGTCGAACTCGTGCTGGGGGCGTCCCTTATCTCGAAGTTCGTTCTGGCGATCCTACTTATTGGGTCGCTGCTGAGCTGGACGATTATTTTCGCCAAGTGGAGCCAGTTCAAGTCCGCTGCCGAAGCGAACGCAACCTTCCTGCGCGCCTTCCGTAAGGCGCCCAACCTGGATGCGGTGGCTGTCGCCGCTGAACAATTCAATAAGGCGCCGCTCACCGGAGTGTTCGACTTCGGCTATGAAGAGGTCGTGCGTCAGATCAAGTCGAAAGGACAGATCGCCAACAAGATCGCACTGGAGCGCACACTACAACTGGGCATCAGCGAGGAGATCACGCGTTTGGAGCGCAGCATGAGCTGGCTGGCCACGACGGCCACAGTGTCTCCGTTTGTCGGGCTCTTCGGCACGGTGCTGGGCATCATCAATGCGTTCCAGGGCCTGGGTTCGGCCGGCAACGCCAGCCTGCGGGCGGTTGCTCCGGGCATCGCGGACGCTCTGGTGGCCACGGCCGCGGGCCTGGCCGCAGCCATTCCCGCCGCCATTGCGTATAACGTGATGGGCCACTCGATCAAGGAAATCGCGGCGCGCATGGAAGACTTCGCGCTTGAGTTTCTCAACCTGACGGAACGCCACTTCGAGGAGTAA
- the recN gene encoding DNA repair protein RecN encodes MLVELVVENFAVVERLRLPLHAGLNALTGETGSGKSLMVDALTLLLGGRASSEMVRTGAARAFVSGRFEVPSDPEFHRVLEAAGLEAEDGEILLAREILSSGKSRAFAASRPVAASFLKEIAPFLGDIHGQHDQQKLFSGDSQRDLLDESAAVAEPLAEVEASYHEWHAVVRALQELNRAEQEKLRMADLWTMQRKEIEALELTPGEEAQLENEKRVLKNVARLSEAATVAHDALSESEHAVASSLGLALKKIEELAKIDESLSGLLETLRPAQIAVKEAAMELGHYLGHLEADPKRLEDLENRLAQIEKLKRKYGTTIEEILAFYAQVCEQLDAVESAGERRAELEASIARRESEYKAKAERLRSLRTKAAKKLEKAVETELGGLAMKGTSFRIALSPCDPSPHGMDAVEFLVSANIGEELRPLDKVASGGELSRVALALKTCVVQRSNGHIARTLVFDEVDSGVGGAAAETIGRRLKKISESSQVLCVTHLAQIAGFADHHYVVSKRESGGRTSAQVDEMLGEERVREIGRMLSGQHLSAEALRHAEKLIEEYARRG; translated from the coding sequence ATGCTGGTGGAACTCGTCGTCGAGAACTTCGCGGTAGTGGAACGCCTGCGCCTGCCTCTGCACGCCGGACTGAACGCCCTGACCGGCGAGACGGGCAGCGGCAAGAGTTTGATGGTGGACGCCTTGACCCTTCTGCTAGGCGGCCGTGCGTCCTCTGAGATGGTCCGCACCGGCGCCGCGCGCGCCTTCGTCTCGGGCCGGTTCGAAGTCCCGTCCGACCCGGAATTCCACCGTGTGCTCGAAGCAGCCGGCCTCGAAGCGGAAGACGGGGAGATCCTGCTCGCACGAGAAATCCTGTCTTCCGGCAAGTCCCGCGCCTTCGCTGCCAGCCGCCCCGTAGCTGCCTCTTTTCTCAAAGAGATAGCGCCGTTCCTGGGAGACATTCACGGTCAGCACGATCAGCAGAAGCTGTTCTCCGGCGACTCCCAGCGCGACCTGCTGGATGAGTCCGCTGCCGTCGCGGAACCTCTAGCCGAGGTCGAAGCCTCCTATCACGAGTGGCATGCCGTCGTTCGCGCGCTCCAGGAGCTGAACCGCGCCGAGCAGGAGAAGCTGCGCATGGCCGACCTGTGGACCATGCAACGCAAGGAGATCGAGGCGCTGGAGCTGACCCCCGGGGAAGAGGCGCAACTGGAAAACGAGAAGCGCGTCCTCAAGAACGTCGCCCGCCTCAGCGAGGCGGCCACCGTCGCCCACGACGCCCTCTCGGAATCGGAACACGCCGTCGCCAGCAGCCTCGGTCTGGCCCTAAAAAAAATTGAAGAGCTGGCGAAGATCGACGAGAGCCTCTCGGGTCTGCTGGAGACTCTGCGGCCCGCCCAAATCGCCGTGAAAGAAGCTGCGATGGAGCTCGGCCACTACCTGGGGCACCTGGAAGCCGATCCCAAACGCCTGGAAGACCTGGAGAACCGCCTCGCGCAGATCGAAAAGCTCAAGCGCAAGTACGGCACCACGATCGAGGAGATCCTGGCGTTCTATGCCCAGGTTTGCGAGCAGCTTGACGCCGTGGAATCGGCCGGTGAGCGCCGCGCCGAACTGGAAGCCTCCATCGCCCGGCGCGAAAGTGAGTACAAAGCCAAGGCCGAGCGCTTGCGCTCGCTTCGGACCAAGGCGGCCAAGAAACTGGAAAAGGCCGTCGAGACCGAGCTCGGCGGGCTGGCGATGAAGGGCACGTCGTTTCGCATTGCACTGAGCCCCTGCGACCCCTCGCCCCATGGCATGGACGCTGTCGAGTTTCTTGTCTCGGCCAACATCGGTGAGGAACTGCGCCCCCTCGACAAGGTCGCCAGCGGCGGCGAACTCTCCCGCGTGGCCCTGGCCCTCAAGACGTGCGTCGTCCAGAGGTCGAACGGGCACATCGCACGCACGCTGGTCTTTGACGAGGTGGATTCCGGCGTCGGCGGTGCCGCGGCGGAAACCATCGGGCGCCGCTTGAAGAAGATCTCCGAGTCCAGTCAGGTGCTCTGCGTGACGCACCTGGCCCAGATCGCGGGCTTCGCCGATCACCACTACGTCGTGTCCAAGCGCGAGTCCGGGGGCCGCACCTCGGCCCAGGTCGACGAAATGCTGGGCGAGGAGCGTGTCCGCGAAATCGGACGCATGCTCTCAGGCCAGCACCTCAGCGCCGAGGCGCTGCGCCATGCCGAAAAGCTCATTGAGGAGTACGCACGACGTGGATGA
- a CDS encoding WbuC family cupin fold metalloprotein, protein MDDVQLISQDLIDSLRVRAAASPRLRINHNFHSSPQDNPHRFLNVMLRGTYVQPHRHRNPPKAESWILMEGTVRLFTFDDQGVVTDSWLLSSSGPLRGIDVAPGLWHTVCVVDDWAVVYEVKPGPWDPTTDKEFAVWAPAEGESCIEAYLDYLLSHP, encoded by the coding sequence GTGGATGACGTTCAGCTTATCAGCCAGGACCTGATCGACTCGCTACGCGTGCGTGCGGCCGCCAGCCCACGTCTGCGCATCAACCACAACTTTCACAGCTCGCCCCAGGACAATCCTCACCGCTTTCTGAACGTGATGCTGCGCGGGACCTACGTCCAGCCCCATCGGCATCGCAACCCGCCCAAGGCGGAGAGTTGGATCCTGATGGAAGGAACCGTACGTCTGTTTACGTTCGACGACCAGGGCGTCGTGACGGACTCCTGGCTCCTTTCCTCGTCGGGCCCGTTGCGCGGCATTGATGTCGCGCCTGGCCTTTGGCATACGGTCTGCGTCGTTGACGATTGGGCGGTGGTCTACGAAGTGAAGCCCGGCCCCTGGGATCCAACCACCGACAAAGAGTTCGCCGTGTGGGCCCCGGCTGAAGGCGAATCTTGCATCGAAGCGTATCTCGACTATCTGCTCTCCCACCCCTAG
- a CDS encoding CusA/CzcA family heavy metal efflux RND transporter, whose amino-acid sequence MIDRIIEFSAANKFLVFILVGFAVVGGVYSMRTVPLDAIPDLSDTQVIVYSRWDRSPDIMEDQVTYPIVTTMLGAPKVKDVRGFSDFGYSFVYIIFEEGTDIYWARSRTLEYLSSVLPRLPQGVKTELGPDATGVGWVFQYALVDTTGKRSLAELRSLQDWFLNYQFKAVPGVAEVAPIGGFVRQYQVNVDPNRLQAYNIPIMRVVEAVRKGNDDVGGRLIEMAGAEYMVRGRGYAKSEEDIGKIAVGASENGVPIRVSDVGTVTLGPDMRRGVTDLNGTGDVVSGIIVMRQGENALNVIERVKAKIKEVEPGLPAGLKIVSTYDRSDLILRSVENLKGTLTEEMIIVSLVILVFLWHVPSAIIPVFTIPIAIIISFIPMKMMGLTSNIMSLGGIAIAIGAMVDAAIVVVEQTHKKLEEWERTGRKEDYHRVVVNAVKEVGGPSFFALLVIAVSFLPVLTLEAQEGRLFKPLAYTKNFSMIVAALLAITLDPAMRLLFTHMQKFQFRPAWLARVANAVLVGTIHSEENHPISRILIRVYDPICRWSLRWKYLVITAAVAMVVVTVPVFEKLGSEFMPPLNEGSLLYMPSTLPGISVNDAQRLMQVQDRVIKQFPEVESVMGKAGRAETSTDPAPLSMMETVIVLKPEEQWRKVDTWYSSWAPERLKGVLRRFTPDHISQEQLVEEMNAALKLPGASNAWTMPIKGRIDMLTTGVRTPVGIKIYGSDLRQIERLGGEVEALLPRIEGTRNVFAERTGGGYFLDFDWKRDELARYGLTIAEAQDVLMSAIGGENVTTTIEGRERYPVNVRYFRDFRSDVNMLGRVLVPTMDAKKQVPISQLANIKTVTGPGMLRDENGLLNGYVYVDVAGRDVGSYVEEAKKLVRDNIKLPPGYTIAWSGQYEAMQRVKERLTVILPVTLFLVLMLLYLNTKSLTKTLIIILAVPFSAVGAIWFLYALGYNMSIGVWVGLIALMGVDAETAVFMLLYLDLAYERAKKDGRMSTLGELQEAIHDGAVKRIRPKFMTVACMFLGLVPIMWSAGSGGDVMKRIAAPMIGGIFTSFVLELVVYPAIYEVWKWNTEVKKHSPAQA is encoded by the coding sequence ATGATCGACCGGATTATTGAGTTCTCGGCCGCGAACAAGTTCCTGGTGTTCATCCTCGTTGGATTCGCTGTCGTGGGCGGCGTGTACTCGATGCGGACGGTACCGCTGGACGCGATTCCCGATCTAAGCGATACGCAGGTGATTGTGTACTCGCGGTGGGACCGCAGCCCGGACATCATGGAGGACCAAGTCACCTACCCCATCGTCACGACGATGCTGGGGGCGCCAAAGGTGAAGGATGTGCGCGGGTTCTCTGACTTCGGATACTCATTCGTCTACATCATCTTCGAGGAAGGGACGGACATTTACTGGGCGCGGTCGCGGACGTTGGAGTATCTGTCGTCGGTACTGCCGAGGCTGCCGCAGGGTGTGAAGACGGAGTTGGGTCCGGATGCGACAGGCGTGGGCTGGGTGTTCCAGTACGCGCTGGTCGATACCACGGGCAAGCGGTCGCTGGCGGAGTTACGGTCGTTGCAGGACTGGTTTCTGAACTACCAGTTCAAGGCGGTGCCGGGTGTGGCGGAAGTGGCACCCATCGGTGGGTTTGTTCGGCAGTACCAGGTCAATGTCGATCCGAACCGGCTGCAGGCTTACAACATCCCAATCATGCGGGTGGTGGAAGCGGTGCGGAAGGGCAACGACGATGTGGGCGGGCGTCTGATCGAGATGGCGGGCGCCGAGTATATGGTGCGTGGGCGAGGGTACGCCAAGAGCGAGGAAGACATCGGGAAGATCGCCGTTGGCGCGAGTGAGAACGGAGTGCCGATCCGCGTCAGCGATGTGGGCACGGTGACCCTGGGTCCGGACATGCGGCGCGGGGTGACGGATCTGAACGGGACGGGCGACGTAGTGTCGGGGATCATCGTGATGCGGCAGGGCGAAAACGCGCTGAACGTAATTGAGCGCGTGAAGGCCAAGATCAAGGAAGTGGAACCGGGGCTGCCGGCTGGGCTCAAGATCGTCAGCACGTACGACCGGTCGGATCTGATTCTGAGGTCCGTTGAGAATCTGAAGGGCACGCTGACCGAGGAGATGATCATCGTTTCGCTGGTGATCCTCGTATTCCTGTGGCACGTGCCCAGCGCGATCATCCCGGTGTTCACGATTCCCATCGCGATCATCATTTCGTTCATCCCGATGAAGATGATGGGGCTGACGTCGAACATCATGTCGCTGGGCGGCATCGCGATTGCGATCGGGGCGATGGTGGACGCGGCCATTGTGGTAGTCGAACAGACGCACAAGAAACTGGAGGAGTGGGAGCGGACGGGCCGCAAGGAAGACTATCACCGGGTGGTGGTCAACGCGGTGAAGGAGGTGGGCGGGCCCAGCTTCTTCGCGCTCCTGGTAATTGCGGTGTCGTTCCTTCCAGTGCTGACCCTGGAGGCGCAGGAAGGGCGGCTGTTCAAGCCGCTGGCCTACACGAAGAACTTCTCGATGATCGTCGCGGCGCTGCTGGCGATCACGCTGGACCCGGCCATGCGGCTGCTGTTCACGCACATGCAGAAGTTCCAGTTCCGGCCGGCGTGGCTGGCTCGCGTGGCCAATGCGGTGCTGGTGGGCACCATCCATTCGGAGGAGAATCATCCGATCAGCCGGATCCTGATCAGGGTCTATGATCCCATCTGCCGGTGGTCGCTGCGTTGGAAGTACCTGGTCATCACAGCGGCCGTGGCCATGGTGGTGGTGACGGTGCCGGTGTTCGAGAAGCTGGGGTCGGAGTTCATGCCGCCGCTGAACGAGGGCTCGCTGCTCTACATGCCTTCGACGCTGCCGGGCATCTCGGTGAACGACGCGCAACGGCTGATGCAGGTGCAGGACCGTGTCATCAAGCAGTTTCCTGAGGTGGAGTCGGTGATGGGCAAGGCAGGGCGAGCGGAGACGTCGACGGATCCGGCTCCGCTATCGATGATGGAAACCGTCATTGTGCTGAAGCCCGAAGAGCAGTGGCGGAAGGTGGACACGTGGTACTCGAGTTGGGCCCCGGAGCGGCTGAAGGGAGTGTTGCGGCGCTTCACGCCGGACCACATCAGCCAGGAACAGTTGGTCGAGGAGATGAATGCGGCATTGAAACTGCCTGGCGCGTCGAACGCCTGGACCATGCCCATCAAAGGCCGTATCGACATGCTGACGACAGGCGTCCGGACCCCGGTGGGCATCAAGATCTACGGATCGGATCTGCGGCAGATTGAGCGGCTGGGCGGCGAGGTGGAAGCGCTGCTGCCGCGGATCGAGGGCACGCGCAATGTCTTCGCGGAACGCACGGGCGGCGGGTATTTTCTCGACTTCGACTGGAAGCGGGATGAACTGGCTCGCTATGGATTGACGATCGCCGAGGCGCAGGATGTACTGATGAGCGCCATCGGTGGCGAGAACGTGACGACGACGATCGAAGGCCGCGAGCGGTATCCGGTGAATGTCCGTTACTTCCGGGACTTCCGCAGCGATGTGAACATGCTGGGCCGAGTGCTGGTGCCGACCATGGACGCAAAGAAGCAGGTGCCCATCTCACAGTTGGCGAACATCAAGACGGTGACGGGTCCAGGCATGTTGCGAGATGAGAACGGGCTCCTGAACGGTTATGTGTACGTCGACGTGGCTGGCCGCGACGTGGGCAGTTATGTCGAGGAGGCGAAGAAGCTGGTCCGCGACAACATCAAGTTACCGCCCGGCTACACGATTGCTTGGAGCGGGCAGTATGAGGCCATGCAGCGCGTGAAGGAGCGCCTGACGGTAATCCTGCCGGTGACGCTCTTCCTGGTGCTGATGTTGCTGTACCTGAATACCAAGTCGCTGACGAAGACTCTCATCATTATCCTGGCGGTACCGTTCTCAGCAGTGGGCGCGATCTGGTTCCTCTACGCGCTGGGTTACAACATGAGCATCGGTGTATGGGTGGGCCTGATCGCCCTGATGGGCGTCGATGCCGAAACCGCGGTCTTTATGCTGCTGTATCTCGACCTGGCTTACGAGAGGGCGAAGAAGGACGGCCGGATGTCGACGCTAGGCGAGCTGCAGGAGGCGATCCACGACGGCGCGGTGAAGAGGATCCGGCCCAAGTTCATGACAGTAGCCTGCATGTTCCTGGGGCTGGTGCCGATAATGTGGTCGGCTGGATCGGGTGGCGACGTAATGAAGCGCATCGCGGCTCCGATGATTGGCGGGATCTTCACGTCGTTTGTGTTGGAGCTGGTGGTCTATCCGGCCATCTACGAGGTTTGGAAATGGAATACAGAAGTCAAAAAGCACTCGCCCGCACAGGCTTAG
- a CDS encoding efflux RND transporter periplasmic adaptor subunit, translating into MKVLKVLLGLMLLAVAFVGGFGYGRWYGPREAKAVKQAEKPHGYHCPMHPNFRSDKPGECGICGMRLVPDEVDAQMPATPARDMASMPMGTVRVSPDKQQLIGVRYGVAEEASGSHSFRAVGKVAVDETRIAKVQTKTEGWIDQVFVNFTGKLVEKGQPLLTLYSPELLASQHEYLLALKSREILKNSTLQGTGAQNEGLINAARKRLELWDLNAEQIAGIEKSRLPVTNITLFAPISGYVMTRNAFPKQRVMPDTELYTVVDLSRVWIMADVFENEMAQVREGMAATLTLSYGGGRKIAARVNYVQPQVDPMTRTLKVRLEAENPGLLLKPDMFVDVDFAVSSPRRVSVPADAVLDAGLRKTVFVDRGDGYLEPRAVETGDRIGDRIEILKGLKAGERVVTSGNFLIDSESQMRSAAAGMSSHDHGQGGKQ; encoded by the coding sequence ATGAAGGTCCTAAAAGTTCTGCTGGGTTTGATGCTGCTGGCGGTGGCGTTTGTGGGCGGATTCGGGTATGGCCGTTGGTACGGTCCGCGAGAGGCGAAGGCGGTGAAGCAGGCCGAGAAGCCGCATGGGTACCACTGCCCGATGCATCCGAACTTCCGGTCGGACAAGCCGGGCGAGTGCGGAATCTGCGGAATGCGGCTGGTGCCGGACGAGGTGGACGCCCAGATGCCGGCTACGCCGGCGCGGGACATGGCCAGCATGCCGATGGGGACGGTACGCGTCTCGCCCGACAAGCAGCAACTGATTGGCGTGCGGTATGGCGTGGCGGAAGAGGCGTCGGGCTCGCACAGCTTTCGAGCGGTAGGCAAAGTGGCGGTGGACGAGACACGGATCGCGAAGGTTCAGACCAAGACCGAAGGCTGGATCGATCAGGTATTCGTGAACTTCACGGGCAAACTGGTGGAGAAGGGTCAACCGCTGCTGACGTTGTACAGCCCGGAATTACTGGCCAGCCAGCATGAGTACCTGCTGGCGCTGAAGAGCCGGGAGATTCTGAAGAACAGCACGCTGCAGGGGACCGGGGCACAGAACGAAGGGCTGATCAACGCGGCGCGCAAGCGACTGGAACTGTGGGACCTGAACGCCGAGCAGATTGCGGGCATCGAGAAGTCGCGCCTGCCGGTGACAAACATCACGCTATTCGCGCCCATCAGCGGATACGTGATGACGCGGAATGCGTTCCCCAAGCAACGCGTGATGCCGGATACGGAGCTCTACACCGTGGTGGACCTGAGCCGCGTGTGGATCATGGCAGACGTCTTTGAGAACGAGATGGCGCAGGTACGCGAAGGGATGGCCGCGACTCTGACGTTGAGCTACGGCGGTGGACGCAAGATTGCCGCACGAGTGAACTACGTCCAGCCGCAGGTGGATCCCATGACACGCACCCTGAAAGTGCGGCTGGAGGCCGAGAATCCGGGTCTGCTGCTGAAGCCGGACATGTTCGTGGACGTCGACTTCGCGGTTTCGTCGCCGCGGCGCGTGAGCGTGCCCGCCGACGCCGTGCTGGACGCGGGCCTGCGCAAGACGGTGTTTGTGGATCGCGGAGATGGATACCTGGAACCGCGCGCCGTGGAAACCGGCGACCGGATTGGCGACCGCATCGAGATCCTGAAAGGACTGAAGGCCGGTGAGCGGGTGGTGACGTCTGGCAACTTCCTGATCGATAGCGAGAGCCAGATGCGATCGGCGGCCGCGGGCATGTCGTCGCACGATCACGGGCAGGGCGGGAAGCAATGA
- a CDS encoding TolC family protein — MDTLLPMRAIRLGLMALLAGAVLSAAEAPGSLKALLAEALTNNPEILASQKRYEAARQRPSQVSSLPDPMFSPGFASNGRPWPGAGLGKEPTSNIGFMVSQEVPWPGKRKLQGDMAVKEYEAEFQNYAQAQLSVVSRIKQAYYRRAYAFDVVEVLDRNIDLLRRMLKITEARYAVGKAAQQDVFKAQTQISILSTKRIQLEREKRAREAEIVSLLNRAPGSPLERPDVLAPLEMKIGLEELYASARQNSPMLLKDEKMMQRAELAVNMARKEYYPDYTIKAGYFNMGSMPPMYQLSADFKIPLYFFRKQRQAVTEQSQTLAATRRDYEASSQSLLFRIKDDQLMAETSNQLIKLYSQTVIPQSSLALEASLSSYETGTVDFLTVLMNYVTVVEYEMNYEEELQNYYLAVSRLEEMTGRSLLP, encoded by the coding sequence ATGGACACCCTGCTTCCGATGCGCGCGATCCGATTGGGCCTCATGGCATTGCTGGCCGGGGCGGTGCTCTCGGCGGCCGAGGCGCCCGGCAGCCTGAAGGCACTGCTGGCTGAGGCGTTGACCAACAATCCGGAGATTCTGGCTTCGCAGAAGCGGTATGAAGCGGCGCGGCAGCGGCCGAGCCAGGTGAGCAGCCTGCCCGATCCTATGTTCTCGCCCGGCTTCGCCAGCAATGGGCGCCCCTGGCCCGGAGCCGGGTTGGGCAAGGAACCGACATCGAACATCGGATTCATGGTCTCGCAGGAAGTGCCCTGGCCTGGCAAACGAAAACTGCAGGGCGATATGGCGGTGAAGGAGTATGAGGCCGAGTTCCAGAACTATGCGCAGGCCCAGTTGAGCGTGGTGTCGAGAATCAAGCAGGCCTACTACCGGCGGGCCTATGCGTTCGACGTTGTCGAGGTGCTGGACCGGAACATCGATCTGCTGCGACGGATGCTGAAGATCACCGAGGCGCGGTATGCGGTGGGCAAGGCCGCGCAGCAGGATGTCTTCAAGGCGCAGACACAGATCTCGATTCTCTCGACGAAGCGGATCCAGTTGGAGCGAGAGAAGCGGGCGCGGGAAGCGGAGATTGTAAGCCTGTTGAACCGGGCTCCGGGCTCTCCGCTGGAGCGGCCGGACGTGCTGGCTCCGCTGGAGATGAAAATCGGACTAGAAGAGCTTTACGCCTCGGCCCGGCAGAACTCTCCAATGCTGCTGAAGGACGAGAAGATGATGCAGCGCGCGGAACTGGCCGTCAACATGGCGCGCAAGGAATACTACCCCGATTACACCATCAAGGCGGGGTACTTCAACATGGGCTCGATGCCGCCGATGTATCAGCTGAGCGCGGACTTCAAGATCCCGCTGTACTTCTTCCGCAAGCAGCGCCAGGCGGTGACGGAACAGTCGCAGACGCTGGCGGCGACGCGGCGCGATTACGAGGCGAGTAGCCAGTCGCTGCTGTTCCGGATCAAGGACGACCAGTTGATGGCGGAGACTTCGAATCAACTCATCAAGCTTTATAGCCAGACGGTGATTCCGCAGTCGAGCCTGGCGCTGGAGGCGTCGTTGTCGTCCTACGAGACGGGCACTGTGGACTTCCTCACGGTGCTGATGAACTACGTGACGGTGGTTGAGTACGAGATGAACTACGAAGAAGAGTTGCAGAACTACTATCTGGCGGTGAGCCGGCTGGAAGAGATGACGGGTCGGAGCCTGCTGCCATGA